ATCCGAAAGCGGAAGCGTGGATTTTCTACGGCGACGGCAAAGGGCATGTCCGCAAAACAGTTCTTGCCACCGGCCACGGTTTTCACGAAGGCAAGCTCGCCGACCTCGATGGCGATGGGGACCTCGACATTCTCAACAAGCCTTACAACTGGGAAGCGCCGCGCGTTGATGTGTGGCTAAACAATGGCACCGGCCCGCGCAAGCAGGCCGGCACCGGCGCAAGTTTCAAAGGACCACTGGGCCTTCAGCTTTACAGTCTGCGCCATCACTTCCAGAAGAACGTTCCGCTCGCGGTGGACCACGTGCAGAAGTTTGGTTTCACCGAGATTGAAGGCGGCGGCAACTATGGGTACGGCAACGAGCGTTTCAGCAAAATGCTCGAAGCGCACGGACTAAAAGTGATCAGCAGCTTCGTGGACTATAAAATACTGCGCGACGATCCCGACCGCGCGATTGCGAATGCAAAGGCGTTCGGCGCGCAGTACGTCGTCGTCGCCTGGATTCCCCACGACAAAGGGAAATTCAACGAGCAGAACTGTCGCGATGCGATCGCCATGTTCAACCAGGCCGGAGAAAAGTTGAAGAGCGCCGGGCTGCGCTTCGCGTATCATCTGCACGGCTTCGAGTTTCAACCTTACCAGGACGGCACGCTGTTCGATTTGATGGTTGCGGAAACGAAGCCAGAGCTCGTCACCTTCGAGATGGACGTGTTCTGGGTGGCGCATGGTGGCGCTGATCCGGTGAAGCTGATGCAGAAATACGGCAATCGGTTCGAGTTGATGCACGTGAAGGATTTGAAGAAGGGCGTCAAGGGCGACCTGACCGGCGGCTCGCCGGACGATTGGAGCGTGGCCATCGGTGACGGACAAGTGGACTGGCCGGCGCTTCTCCGCGAGTCCCAGCGCGCCGGGCTGAAGCACTATTTCATCGAAGATGAATCCGTCGAAGCCATCAACCAGATTCCGCGCAGCCTGCGTTATCTCGAAAGCGTGAAGTGGTAGAAACGAACACGAGAACGCTTCCCCTATAGGCCGTTTATGAGTGCCTTGCGGAAGCGAATTGGTCGCAACCGCTTTGCGGTTCGGGATGTTTGGCGGGATGATGACCAGAGGGATAACGGAACAACAGGCACAGTGTTTCGTTTCGCGAACGGCTCGTGCCTCACGGCCCTGGACTTCGGGACGGAATCTCGTTGAGATTCTCTTCGCCGCAGAGGCGACAAATGTTCGGAAGCGAGCAAAAGCTGTGACGTCTCGCTCTGAAACCTACATGGCTGCGAGTGCTGCTTGTAACCGGTCGAGAGATTCTTTGGCCAGCTTCTCGCCCACCTCTTCAGGATCAGGTGACTCCGAAGGTTCGTGATTCACGGGCTTGGGATAAAACCGTTTCCTGAAGTCGGCGACGGACCGAATTTCGCGTTTGTCGGCTTTCTCTTTGTTAGACCGTGTTTTCATAGCCTTTCTCTATAGCAAGAGTTTAGTCGTCTTGGAAGTAATTTGTCAAAAAGTGAGGGTTAAGTTCTGCCTTAAAGTAATGCTTACGCTTAATCCATACGAAACCATCCCCTTTGGACAGAACGGCGACATCTATTGGGCCACCAACGGTTTCAGCATCGAGAGAAAATTTACGTTTGAACGACGTGAGGCTGACAAGAGCTTCTGCCATCGCTGCCAACTCGTCTTTCGGAAGAACGCTGACAGTTGAAACAATCGGGTTAATCAGTGTCTCTTTTCGAAACTTTTCAAACGCTGCCCGAAACTTTTCTAAGATGTTTTTGCTAGCAGCCTCCGTTTTTTTCGCGGCTTTTGCCTTGGCTGACGTTGTCAGGTTCGGGATATGGTTTAACAAAATATTGGGATAATTGGCGAACACCTCATCAAGAAACTTGTCGAGTAATCCTTCCACCCCAGGATCCATCCCTTCCATAAAACTTCGAACCACTTCACTTTGAGCAAAGGGTATGATCGAAGCGGATGTCTTTGAACCAATTTGCACGTCGCGCTGCGACCGAAAGCGCAGCTTGTCTTCGATGACACCCTCCACGATGAACTCCTTCAGCCTGGGATAAATGTCCATTTCTCCGAAGCCGGCTATCACAACCCCTGAAGTTCCTCTTATTCGAAAACTGTCTCGGACAAAAAGCCAACCGGCCATCATATTGAGCTTTCTCTTATCTGGCGGACTCAAAGGCAATTTTTGGAAAACGCGGGCTTGGATTTCTCGCAGCGGCACTTTGAACTTTCGCAGCAATCGCGCCGCAAATTTTTCCGAGAATCCCTTCAGGATTTTCACCTCTTTCAGTTTGCCAAAGTGACTGTCAATTTCTGAGCGAACAATCTGACGAACTTGAGCAGTTGTGCACTTCCCAGATTTATCTAAAACATCTTTGACCTTAACTTTTATATCATCGTTGATACGACGGAATAACGCCGAAACAAGTCCCTGAAAATAGTCTCTTTGCTCCGATGCGGGAAAGAACGAACGATTTCCGTCGAGAAATCGTAGAAAGTCTCCGGCGTAACCTTCTAAGTGAGCAAAGCTTCGACAACCGAGCCGCTGCCGATAAACCTTGATGATTGTTTCCCACGGAACTTCCATGATTTGA
This genomic window from Candidatus Angelobacter sp. contains:
- a CDS encoding sugar phosphate isomerase/epimerase, with protein sequence PKAEAWIFYGDGKGHVRKTVLATGHGFHEGKLADLDGDGDLDILNKPYNWEAPRVDVWLNNGTGPRKQAGTGASFKGPLGLQLYSLRHHFQKNVPLAVDHVQKFGFTEIEGGGNYGYGNERFSKMLEAHGLKVISSFVDYKILRDDPDRAIANAKAFGAQYVVVAWIPHDKGKFNEQNCRDAIAMFNQAGEKLKSAGLRFAYHLHGFEFQPYQDGTLFDLMVAETKPELVTFEMDVFWVAHGGADPVKLMQKYGNRFELMHVKDLKKGVKGDLTGGSPDDWSVAIGDGQVDWPALLRESQRAGLKHYFIEDESVEAINQIPRSLRYLESVKW